ATGGACTTGCAGGTTGGGTTTCCTAGTTTGGAAACATTGGCAATCTTGAACATGGAGAACTTGAAAATCACATGGCATGATAAATTAGCTGAAGATTCCTTTTTCAAGCTTCAATCTCTATTTGTCAAAGACTGTGAAAATCTTGTGGATATCTTTAAATCTAATATACTAACAAGATTCCAAAGCCTAGAGGGAATTTACGTATCTAATTGTGGTTCACTACAAGAAGTGTTTGAACTTCAAAGCCACGATGTTAGAGAAAGACATGCTGTGACAGCTATTCCtgtgaaaatattgaaattgCAACGTCTACCGAAGATGAAGCATGTATGGAATAAGGACCCCCAAGGAATTTTCAGCTTTCAAAATCTACGAAAAATAAGTGTTTTGGAATGTGAGAGTTTGAAAAGTTTGTTCCCAGCATCTGTGGCTAGATGGCTCATGCAGTTGGAGGATCTTCGGATAGAAAATTGCGGAGTGGAGGAAATTGTTTCGCGTGAAGATGTTGCAGAAGCTGCAGCAAGATTTGTTTTCCCTAAATTAACTCTCCTGCTACTTCGTAAAATGCCAAAACTTAAGTGGTTTTGCCGGGGGGTGCATATTTCAGAATGGCCATTGTTGAAACAATTGGAGATGACTGGATGTGATCAAATTGAGAGATTtgcttcaaaatttttgagctttcaaGAAACAGTTGAACAGATCCTAGTTGAGCCCTCCATTCAACAACCTCTTTTCATGGTTCAAGAGGTGAGAGGCTAATTtaactactctttttttttttttttttactgaaactaCTCTTAAAATATGTAGGTTTACGAGAAATTATAACCCTGTTTGGAGTGGTAATCATCTcccacacacccaaaaaaaaaaaaaaaattcaaatgtgGATCCACAGTAATGCTCATAAATCTTTATATTTGCATCCAAATATATGtccctctgtttttttttttttggtccacgTGCCTAGAAATATTGGTGTACCACAGGTGTCGAATTGTGACAACTTGAAAAAATTGATTGACAAAACAGgtaaatgagttttttggaaAATGCTTTTCTTATAAATGACTCTTACACCACCTTGCATTTGCTGCATCATTTTTTGTATGACATTTTACATTATTCGATAGCATTAGTTAAAGATATTGTTCTTTAATCTTtactttctttgatttttattaataaatatttcatCTATATATGTTCTGGTGATAAGATGATACCATGTTCCTATCATTAATTGTAGAGACTTCCATTTCATTAATGAAtcctattttcttttctgtactgatttgaatttttatagGGTGCATTTCCCAACTTGGAGGATTTGAGATTGGGTCGAAATCACAACATGAAGGGGATAGAACTCGCCCATTTTTTGGAAGAAGTGTGCTTTTGCAAACTAAAAGTTCTTTCGGTGATTGACTATCTAGCTATTTCTAATTGGTCTGGTTTTCTTAAAAGATTACACAACATAGAGAAACTTGTTTTGACGGGTAGTTCTCAGGAAGAAATATTCCCGTATGAACTTTTTGATGAGGAAAAACATGATAGGATACTCCCACAACTAAGAGAATTAGAGCTGTTAAACCAACCATTGCTGACATGTTTGTGGAAAGAAGACACTCAACCAAGCCTAATTTTGCATAATCTGGAAAATCTGAAAGTGTCACAATGTGgcgaattgaaaattttagtgccATCCTCGATGTCTTTccaaaatttgacaaatttgGAAATATTGAAATGTCATGGattgattaatttaattacattCTCAACAGCCAAAAGTCTGGTACAACTCaagaaaatgagtgtgagtgAATGTGACAAGATAACAAAAGTTGTAGTAGGGGAGGGAGGTGAAGCAAGTGAGGTGATTACTTTCACCCAGTTGACATACTTAAAACTTGATTCTTTGCCAAAACTTGCAAGCTTTTGCTTCGGAAGTTATTCCTTTGAGCTCCCTTCATTGGAAGAAGTAATTGTGAGGCAGTGCCCTGAGATGAAGATTTTCTCTCGTGGAGCTTTAGGGACACCAAAGCTAAAAAGAGTACTAGCAACACAAGAAGATGAATGGCATTGGAAGGCTGACTTGAATACCACCATACATTGGCTCTGGGAGGGCAATCTATAATATCACCATGCAATAATTCTTTTGAGAAAGGGTAAGTTTATTATTCAACAAATCTCCTAATTTTCCACACTATTAACTTCAATCTTTTTAATGCGCTAATGCATGAACAAGAGCAACATTTTCCCTCTCCCACAAGATAATTATCATAATAGAAATATAATAGAATTATGTGAACATTGCCAATTTTTAGGAATAGTAGAATCCTAGTAAATTGCACTAGTATGTCTCCATCATACATATTATTGTGTCCCTTCACACTTCATAagcacacacaaaaataatattattatactTAAAAGGATAATATTTTTACTTGACAATACTTTGATGTCAATGGTTATAATGATTGATACTTTTCGTCAATATGTTGTTTTCTATAATGCAAGGTTGAGAATTCTAAAGATGGAGATCATCCTAAATATGCAGTAGCGGGAATTTGGCTTGTATTTGTAGTTTGTGGTACTTGGGATCATGTTTCTTGCTCCTGAAATCATGTGCTTAAGAGGGTTGTCATCCCCATGGTCATGGAACTCATAGTTCATCCATTTGTTGTTTATTATGCTattgtttctctattttcttgtttttccatgtttgtaaaaacaaacaaacaaacaaaaaccaaaaccaaaaaccaaaaagaaaagaaaaatgtagtAGTAACTAGTAGCCGTAGCAGTACTACTACATTTTATTCGTGTGATACATTTCTCTTTGGAGTATTATAAACTACCTCTTTTTGATGCAAAAAGACTATATGGCTATTTGAATGAAGTTGTGTGTACATGTTATTATTTTGACTAGTCGCAGACCCAcgcgttgcgcgtgataattttttaagtaaaatattattttggttcctaaactttgtaaagagttttttttttttttttaaattagttttatcatattttttcaaCAATCTCATCTATAAGGTttcttaccattatcatatatttattggttGATGAATTGCATAACATTGATATTAAATGAGAGGTAGAACTGTTCattaggtttttcaattttatttcttatgtaatttctattattattggAGAACATCTCATTTTAGTTATGATAGGAAATATAATTTCCTTAGTTAGAGTTTGATtcgttttaagtttaaattttgtattattatatctaattttgtattattgatttaattaagtgagtgtaatggttgattttattgcacGGTAAAGTTTTTGATGTCCTCTATTCGATTTCTGCTGTCAGTTGTTAGAATAATTAGGTCTTCAAATTGTGCATTTGAAAAACTCCTTATTGGATGATCATGCATACTTCCCAGAAATCGAATTGACATTTgatttcacttctttttttcttcattcatttattctttattactttgtatgttcccttgcttgttgtaatttttatggttatcaataagaaatagatatcatGGATGTCTTAAATAGTTAT
This genomic stretch from Quercus lobata isolate SW786 chromosome 3, ValleyOak3.0 Primary Assembly, whole genome shotgun sequence harbors:
- the LOC115979771 gene encoding uncharacterized protein LOC115979771, whose product is MTVQFCEDLIKIFQVNMLSRFQSLESLVVDDCGSLEEMFELQGQEVMETRALTQLKKLFMRRLPNLKRVWNKDPRGTFSLQNLQEIEVVDCESLKNLFPTSVAKSLQQLVNLRICRCGIEEVINQEEGAKEDVRFVFPKLTLLKLRMLKKLKWFYQGVHTLEWPLLKTLEVSGSNEIQIFASKNIRIQEPNEQSQLETSIQPLFLVEKVGFPSLETLAILNMENLKITWHDKLAEDSFFKLQSLFVKDCENLVDIFKSNILTRFQSLEGIYVSNCGSLQEVFELQSHDVRERHAVTAIPVKILKLQRLPKMKHVWNKDPQGIFSFQNLRKISVLECESLKSLFPASVARWLMQLEDLRIENCGVEEIVSREDVAEAAARFVFPKLTLLLLRKMPKLKWFCRGVHISEWPLLKQLEMTGCDQIERFASKFLSFQETVEQILVEPSIQQPLFMVQEGAFPNLEDLRLGRNHNMKGIELAHFLEEVCFCKLKVLSVIDYLAISNWSGFLKRLHNIEKLVLTGSSQEEIFPYELFDEEKHDRILPQLRELELLNQPLLTCLWKEDTQPSLILHNLENLKVSQCGELKILVPSSMSFQNLTNLEILKCHGLINLITFSTAKSLVQLKKMSVSECDKITKVVVGEGGEASEVITFTQLTYLKLDSLPKLASFCFGSYSFELPSLEEVIVRQCPEMKIFSRGALGTPKLKRVLATQEDEWHWKADLNTTIHWLWEGNL